The proteins below come from a single Thermotoga sp. KOL6 genomic window:
- a CDS encoding M42 family metallopeptidase, producing the protein MREMIKRLTEAFGPSGREEEVKRIILEELDGYIDGHREDGLGNLIVWKGSGDRKIILDAHIDEIGVAVTNIDEKGFLMVEPVGGMSPYIVLGKRIRFESGVIGVVGMEGETLDERQKNVKNLSFDNLFVDIGVNSREEAEKVCPIGSFGVYDSSFAEVNGKYISKAMDDRIGCAVIVEVFKRVKSSATLYGVFSVQEEIGIVGASVAGYNLQADEAIAIDVTDSADTPKAIKRHTMKLSEGPALKVKDRASISSRRILEKLIETAEKFNIKYQMEVLTFGGTNAIGYQRTREGIPAATLSIPTRYIHSPNEMVSPSDVESAVELLVRYLGE; encoded by the coding sequence ATGAGAGAGATGATAAAAAGATTGACAGAGGCATTTGGACCGAGTGGCCGAGAAGAAGAAGTGAAGAGGATCATTTTAGAAGAGTTAGATGGTTACATAGATGGTCACAGGGAAGACGGTCTTGGCAACCTCATTGTTTGGAAGGGATCCGGTGACAGAAAAATAATATTGGATGCCCACATTGATGAAATCGGTGTAGCGGTCACAAATATAGACGAAAAAGGGTTCCTGATGGTAGAACCTGTGGGCGGGATGTCTCCTTACATTGTACTTGGGAAAAGGATACGATTTGAAAGCGGAGTTATTGGTGTGGTTGGAATGGAAGGGGAAACATTAGACGAAAGACAAAAAAATGTGAAAAACCTTTCTTTTGACAATTTGTTCGTTGACATCGGTGTGAATTCACGCGAAGAAGCTGAAAAAGTTTGTCCTATAGGAAGTTTTGGTGTTTACGATAGCAGTTTCGCCGAAGTGAACGGGAAGTACATTTCTAAGGCGATGGACGACAGAATTGGATGCGCGGTGATCGTAGAAGTTTTTAAAAGAGTAAAATCAAGTGCTACTTTGTACGGTGTTTTCAGTGTACAAGAAGAGATAGGGATAGTCGGTGCTTCCGTTGCGGGATACAACCTACAAGCGGACGAAGCCATTGCTATAGACGTAACAGATTCTGCGGACACACCAAAAGCGATCAAAAGGCACACCATGAAACTTTCCGAGGGGCCAGCCTTAAAGGTAAAAGACAGAGCATCGATAAGCAGTAGAAGAATATTGGAAAAATTGATCGAGACGGCTGAGAAGTTCAACATAAAATACCAGATGGAAGTCTTGACTTTTGGGGGCACGAACGCGATTGGATATCAAAGAACAAGAGAAGGAATTCCGGCTGCCACTTTGTCTATACCTACTCGTTACATTCATTCACCCAATGAAATGGTCTCTCCAAGCGATGTGGAAAGTGCTGTGGAATTGCTGGTCAGATATCTGGGGGAATGA